Proteins encoded within one genomic window of Edaphobacter lichenicola:
- a CDS encoding HipA family kinase, with translation MRGGAQSQLMLGADGKLWVVKFQNNPQDVRVLANELIATRLAAAVGLTVPKSDVVEVTEWLVANTLDMFVEMPKGLRQRYAAGLQFGSQFVGGLMPGQVVDYLPEQQLDEVRNLAEFAGMLCIDKWAGNCNGRQAVFERKPREKKYRATFIDQGFCFNAGEWTFPDSPLRGVYQRNQVYARVTGWESFEPWLSRVEAMEAGTLWEIAEAVPPEWYGGDTEVIERLMEQMLRRRSRVRELIGEFRDSNREPFPMWASGKKIVVPRQFEEMSGVGKFVM, from the coding sequence ATGCGAGGTGGAGCGCAGAGCCAGCTGATGCTGGGGGCGGATGGCAAGCTTTGGGTGGTGAAGTTTCAGAATAATCCGCAGGATGTGCGGGTGCTGGCGAATGAGCTGATCGCAACACGACTGGCCGCAGCAGTGGGGCTGACGGTGCCGAAGAGCGATGTGGTCGAGGTAACCGAGTGGCTGGTGGCGAATACGCTGGATATGTTTGTCGAGATGCCGAAGGGGCTGCGGCAGAGGTACGCGGCGGGGTTGCAGTTCGGATCGCAGTTTGTGGGTGGATTGATGCCAGGGCAGGTGGTGGACTATCTGCCGGAGCAGCAGCTGGATGAGGTGAGGAACCTGGCGGAGTTCGCGGGGATGTTGTGCATCGATAAGTGGGCGGGGAATTGTAACGGTCGGCAGGCAGTGTTTGAGAGGAAGCCTCGGGAGAAGAAGTATCGGGCGACGTTTATCGATCAGGGATTTTGCTTCAACGCGGGAGAGTGGACGTTTCCGGATTCGCCACTGCGCGGGGTGTACCAGAGGAACCAGGTGTATGCGCGGGTGACAGGGTGGGAGAGCTTCGAGCCGTGGCTGAGCCGGGTGGAGGCGATGGAGGCTGGGACGTTGTGGGAGATCGCAGAGGCGGTGCCGCCGGAGTGGTATGGCGGGGATACAGAGGTGATCGAGCGGCTGATGGAGCAGATGCTGAGGCGGCGGTCGCGGGTGAGGGAGTTGATCGGGGAGTTTCGGGATTCGAACAGGGAACCATTCCCGATGTGGGCGTCGGGGAAGAAAATTGTTGTGCCGAGGCAGTTTGAAGAGATGAGTGGAGTGGGAAAATTTGTAATGTAG